TCTCTGTGTGATTTGCCGGTGAATTTATCTAACGAGAAAGTTGAGCTTCCGAAACAatcaaaggaagaagaggagttccAATTTAAAACCGGGTCATCGTTTCGTCTCGGGTCGGATTCATGTGAGCCAGCTCCTGAGATGAGTACCGCGGACGAACTATTCTCCGAAGGGCTAATCCTCCCGTTTCGTCACTCCGTCAGCTTAGACGCGGGACTTCCCGGTTCGAACCGGTTAATTTCCAGATCCGAATCGGTCGACTTCCGGAGAACCGGAGCCGGTTCTAACCGGAAAATTGAAAATAACTTCATCGACTACAGTCAACCGAGTCCACAGCCACAGATCAGACGATCGTCGAGCATGACGGCGAGAGTGAATTCAATCAGAAACCACAAATCATCTTCGATTTGGGACTTTCTCCGGTTAGGTCTCGTCCGTACGCCGGAGATCGAACTTCGAACGGCGAAAGTATCAGTGAGTCGAAACAGTAGCTGCAGTAGCACAAGCACGAGCTCGAATTCGAAGAAAACAGAATCGAGATCGAGTAAC
This genomic stretch from Brassica napus cultivar Da-Ae chromosome C9, Da-Ae, whole genome shotgun sequence harbors:
- the BNAC09G34590D gene encoding uncharacterized protein BNAC09G34590D; translated protein: MRTCTEEEKVLLISHHNQDQEDEEALSLCDLPVNLSNEKVELPKQSKEEEEFQFKTGSSFRLGSDSCEPAPEMSTADELFSEGLILPFRHSVSLDAGLPGSNRLISRSESVDFRRTGAGSNRKIENNFIDYSQPSPQPQIRRSSSMTARVNSIRNHKSSSIWDFLRLGLVRTPEIELRTAKVSVSRNSSCSSTSTSSNSKKTESRSSNRRRSFLFGDFRCSAAATETIVPVKINVSGETEKKKTAKNEEKTAVARKRTFEWLKELSQVGFVVDHGRRSLA